One Bacteriovorax sp. PP10 DNA window includes the following coding sequences:
- a CDS encoding alpha/beta fold hydrolase, with the protein MKPAMNYIQMGKGKPLLLIHGLGGSFQSWNPIATALASHRKVIAIDLPGSGETPPSEGEVSFSALCNDVTTFIMTHNLQGIDVVGSSMGARLALELSRRGGIVGSVVALDPGGFWNTFEKIIFYVSMNISILMVRLFHSKIDKISQSHFLKKLFLSQFSYAPANLAPETVQHELRDFVKAKTFDKLLFSLTFGKPQQGMNRKQEFPITIVWGKQDRVCFKNQAKRAMKLFPKAHLVWLEKCGHFPQWDRPTATVEIILAATVQNEESINSIILPSQRPGQETFVVNH; encoded by the coding sequence ATGAAACCAGCAATGAATTACATCCAAATGGGAAAAGGAAAACCATTATTGTTAATTCATGGTCTTGGAGGAAGTTTCCAGTCTTGGAACCCCATTGCCACCGCATTGGCCTCTCATCGAAAAGTTATCGCTATTGATCTTCCCGGATCAGGAGAAACGCCCCCTTCAGAAGGTGAAGTTTCATTCTCTGCACTTTGCAATGACGTCACAACATTCATCATGACTCACAATCTTCAGGGAATTGATGTCGTGGGAAGTTCTATGGGAGCAAGACTCGCTCTTGAATTATCACGTCGTGGAGGAATCGTTGGCTCCGTCGTGGCCCTTGATCCCGGAGGATTCTGGAATACTTTTGAAAAAATAATCTTCTATGTTTCCATGAATATTTCAATCTTGATGGTGAGATTATTCCATTCGAAGATTGATAAAATTTCTCAGAGTCATTTTTTGAAAAAACTTTTCCTTTCACAGTTCTCATACGCTCCTGCGAATCTGGCACCTGAAACGGTTCAACATGAGTTACGTGATTTCGTCAAAGCAAAAACATTTGATAAATTATTATTCAGTCTGACGTTTGGTAAACCACAACAAGGCATGAATCGCAAACAAGAATTTCCCATTACTATTGTGTGGGGAAAACAAGACCGCGTCTGTTTTAAGAATCAAGCAAAACGTGCGATGAAACTTTTTCCGAAGGCCCATTTAGTCTGGTTAGAAAAATGCGGGCACTTTCCTCAATGGGATCGCCCTACTGCTACTGTAGAAATTATATTGGCCGCCACTGTTCAGAATGAAGAAAGCATTAATTCAATCATTTTACCTTCTCAGCGCCCTGGTCAGGAAACATTTGTAGTTAATCATTAA